One Pyrus communis chromosome 13, drPyrComm1.1, whole genome shotgun sequence genomic window carries:
- the LOC137713504 gene encoding uncharacterized protein, whose translation MAVTAAASSATCNLNHTRNFLSSKPHFNSIFGSSRNFPAKSRSSTIVSMAPQKKVNKLDSGWEKKWYGAGIFYEGAEEVEVDVFKKLEKRKVLSNVEKAGLLSKAEELGVTLSSIEKLGLFSKAEELGLLSLLEKVAGFSPAALASAALPILVAAVVAVVVIPDDSAALVAAQAVVAGVLGAGAAGLLVGSVVLDGLQEAD comes from the exons ATGGCGGTCACTGCTGCAGCATCTTCAGCTACCTGTAATCTCAACCACACTAGAAACTTCCTCTCCTCCAAACCCCACTTCAATTCCATCTTCGGCTCTTCCCGCAACTTCCCCGCCAAATCTCGATCGTCAACAATCGTTTCTATGGCGCCCCAAAAGAAG GTGAACAAGCTCGACAGCGGCTGGGAGAAGAAGTGGTACGGAGCGGGAATCTTCTACGAAGGGGCGGAGGAAGTGGAAGTCGACGTCTTCAAGAAGCTGGAGAAGCGGAAGGTCCTCAGCAACGTCGAGAAGGCGGGGCTTTTGTCCAAGGCGGAGGAGCTTGGGGTCACCCTGTCGTCGATTGAAAAATTGGGGCTGTTTTCCAAGGCGGAGGAGCTCGGGCTGCTCAGTCTGCTCGAGAAGGTGGCTGGATTCTCCCCCGCTGCGTTGGCCTCGGCGGCTCTGCCCATTTTGGTGGCAGCTGTGGTGGCAGTCGTGGTTATACCGGATGACTCGGCGGCGCTGGTGGCAGCGCAGGCTGTGGTGGCTGGTGTGCTTGGGGCCGGCGCTGCTGGCTTGTTAGTTGGGTCAGTTGTGTTGGATGGTTTGCAAGAAGCTGATTaa